The following are encoded together in the Thalassolituus oleivorans MIL-1 genome:
- a CDS encoding reverse transcriptase family protein, translating to MKATPPLYLHASIGSINSLSLLLGVSPDSLKSIGDAAQKMYREVPQKKKDGSLRMTYDAHPSLKKIQDKISKLILKKVVYPDYLQGGLPKKDQVSNAAKHSKAIILIQDDIEDFYPSLSDTTVRGVWQQFFKFSPEVAKLLTSLTTLNGKVPQGAKTSSYLANLAFWDCEHLLVQKLLDKDLTYTRFADDIIVSTRAIISNSEIAVVRASIYNMLALKSCKPKRSKSRVCRKGTRLSVTGLNTSLKSPMVNKQERRKIRALLHNLEVSVSLNGYTAENVAAWESIRGKVVRLKRLRHKEALGFDERLHLLKSRLFSSSSVL from the coding sequence TTGAAAGCCACACCTCCGCTGTATCTACATGCTTCAATAGGCTCAATAAATAGCTTATCCCTCTTGCTGGGAGTTAGTCCTGACTCTCTTAAAAGTATTGGTGATGCCGCTCAGAAAATGTATCGAGAGGTTCCGCAAAAGAAAAAAGATGGCTCATTAAGAATGACCTATGATGCACATCCTTCACTGAAAAAAATCCAAGACAAAATATCGAAGCTTATTCTCAAGAAGGTTGTTTATCCAGATTATTTACAGGGTGGGCTTCCTAAAAAAGACCAAGTATCCAATGCGGCTAAGCATTCGAAAGCAATAATTCTTATTCAAGATGATATTGAAGATTTCTATCCATCGTTATCAGACACAACTGTGCGTGGAGTATGGCAGCAGTTTTTCAAGTTTTCTCCTGAAGTCGCCAAATTACTTACTTCACTGACAACCCTGAATGGGAAAGTGCCTCAGGGGGCTAAAACAAGCAGCTACTTGGCTAATTTGGCATTTTGGGACTGCGAGCATTTGTTGGTTCAAAAGCTGCTTGATAAAGATTTGACGTACACTCGATTTGCTGACGACATTATAGTTTCGACTCGCGCAATTATAAGTAATAGCGAAATTGCAGTTGTTAGAGCCTCTATTTACAACATGCTTGCTCTCAAGAGTTGTAAGCCTAAAAGGTCTAAAAGTCGTGTGTGTCGAAAGGGGACTCGATTATCAGTTACGGGGTTAAATACGTCTCTAAAATCACCAATGGTAAACAAGCAAGAGAGACGGAAAATAAGAGCGTTGTTGCATAATTTAGAGGTCTCAGTTTCTCTCAACGGATACACAGCGGAAAATGTAGCCGCATGGGAAAGTATTCGAGGAAAAGTTGTTAGACTTAAAAGGCTGCGGCATAAAGAAGCGCTGGGTTTTGACGAGAGATTACATTTACTTAAATCAAGATTGTTTAGTTCCAGCAGTGTCTTGTAG
- a CDS encoding recombinase family protein, with product MADFAYIRVSSTDQSTERQLADVSIAFERVFTDKVSGSTVKRPQLEALRSHVREGDTIHVHSIDRLARNLRDLRMLVDEWRGKGVTVRFHKENLTFNAGKASTPMDDLLLSMLGAVSEFERSMIRERQAEGIRKAKEAGKYNGGSAKRLEDDVRQAVLADLGAGLSFRKTATKHDISVSSVQRISKESIA from the coding sequence ATGGCCGACTTCGCTTACATCCGAGTATCAAGCACTGACCAAAGCACCGAACGCCAATTAGCGGATGTCAGTATCGCCTTTGAAAGGGTATTCACTGATAAGGTTAGCGGCAGCACTGTAAAGAGACCTCAGCTTGAAGCATTAAGGAGTCACGTCAGAGAAGGTGACACAATCCACGTACATTCCATTGACCGCCTAGCGCGTAACCTAAGAGACCTAAGGATGCTGGTAGATGAATGGAGAGGTAAAGGCGTTACTGTGCGCTTCCACAAGGAGAACCTGACTTTTAATGCTGGCAAGGCATCGACACCAATGGATGACTTACTCCTATCAATGCTTGGTGCTGTCTCAGAATTTGAGAGGTCAATGATTAGAGAGCGCCAAGCCGAAGGCATACGTAAGGCAAAGGAAGCAGGTAAATACAATGGAGGCAGCGCCAAACGCTTAGAGGATGATGTCAGACAGGCAGTATTAGCAGACTTGGGCGCTGGACTATCCTTCCGTAAGACTGCAACTAAGCACGATATCAGTGTCAGTTCCGTTCAAAGAATATCAAAGGAATCAATAGCTTAG
- a CDS encoding DUF6538 domain-containing protein translates to MSQMPSPFKHPKTSIYYLRVRIPVDLKSAYAPTSEVKKSLKTKDLSLAKARFAVAYAKLQEEFSIKRLTGTEKTPKSVTTNKMTLRDIGILADRWLQDELTETRRSMSFDHLHAADSDKYLSYHEAIVIPAWEKDQEHLTGLIRVLGDSIDRTLENSNVVLDRADPLYITLVRVVTEKSAELARITYDNVSVFGNNNTPQPSRNRLSTEIATISTAFDRYKMAQVAAKTDTNKIQDYEPSVNMLIALIGDLDAREVKKRDISEYMDFLHQLPTRPPKAIKSLPPQEQAQIAREQGLSTLSPTTVSNKVKHLSAFFAWCVEREYIAENPCTSIKKPKRKPSNSIENDYTKEELEEIFKLPMFTNGEEPLRADFGAAWFWLPILAYYTGARPKELAQLYRKDLMQSEGIHFIAIRDIESDQTLKTPAAQRKIPIHDDLIKLGFIRYIESLSATSRVFPHLKPDSRGSYSYHLSRRFSERLKTLNEALQRKKPLYALRHAFKTSMRDAGVSEDVHDSITGHSGPSVGRQYGKTSIEATKKAIDLVPSIPNIEAMLRYRKSQGLC, encoded by the coding sequence ATGTCTCAAATGCCATCACCTTTTAAGCATCCTAAGACGAGCATCTACTACCTCAGGGTCAGAATACCAGTAGACTTGAAGAGTGCTTACGCTCCGACCTCTGAAGTAAAAAAGTCCTTAAAAACCAAAGACTTATCTCTTGCCAAAGCTCGCTTTGCTGTTGCCTATGCAAAACTTCAGGAAGAGTTCAGCATTAAGCGCCTAACCGGCACAGAAAAGACACCCAAAAGCGTCACTACAAACAAGATGACGCTAAGAGACATTGGCATACTTGCGGATAGATGGCTTCAAGATGAGCTGACAGAAACAAGAAGGTCTATGTCATTTGACCATCTTCACGCGGCTGACAGTGATAAGTATCTGTCTTACCATGAGGCGATTGTCATCCCTGCTTGGGAAAAAGACCAAGAGCATCTAACTGGCCTCATACGGGTATTAGGCGATAGTATCGACCGGACGTTAGAGAATAGTAATGTCGTACTGGATAGAGCTGACCCTCTCTATATAACACTCGTTAGAGTGGTGACTGAAAAGTCGGCTGAACTGGCCAGAATCACTTACGATAATGTAAGCGTCTTCGGAAACAACAACACACCACAACCATCAAGAAATAGACTATCGACAGAGATTGCCACAATATCCACGGCATTCGATAGATACAAAATGGCTCAAGTAGCCGCCAAAACAGACACCAATAAGATTCAAGACTATGAGCCTTCAGTGAACATGCTCATTGCGCTAATTGGTGACTTAGATGCGAGAGAGGTCAAGAAGCGGGACATTAGCGAGTATATGGACTTCCTCCACCAGCTACCGACCAGACCACCCAAAGCTATAAAGAGTCTTCCACCGCAAGAGCAAGCCCAGATAGCAAGAGAACAAGGATTAAGCACCCTTTCCCCTACAACCGTCAGCAATAAGGTCAAGCACCTCAGCGCCTTCTTTGCTTGGTGCGTAGAGCGTGAATACATTGCAGAGAATCCATGCACCTCTATCAAGAAGCCTAAGCGTAAGCCGAGTAACTCCATAGAGAACGATTACACCAAAGAAGAGCTAGAAGAGATATTCAAGCTGCCTATGTTCACTAATGGTGAAGAGCCACTACGTGCAGACTTTGGGGCTGCGTGGTTCTGGCTGCCTATCCTTGCTTACTACACCGGCGCTAGACCTAAAGAACTAGCTCAGCTTTACCGTAAAGACCTCATGCAATCAGAAGGCATTCACTTCATAGCTATACGTGATATTGAGTCAGACCAAACACTTAAGACACCAGCAGCACAGCGCAAAATTCCCATACACGACGACCTTATAAAGCTAGGATTTATTCGTTATATCGAATCCCTAAGCGCTACAAGTAGAGTCTTCCCTCACCTAAAGCCTGACAGTAGAGGGTCATACTCCTACCACCTATCAAGACGCTTTAGCGAAAGACTTAAGACGCTTAACGAGGCATTGCAGCGCAAGAAGCCGCTCTATGCCCTTCGCCATGCCTTTAAGACTTCCATGAGGGATGCAGGTGTATCAGAAGACGTACATGACAGCATCACAGGTCATTCAGGGCCTTCGGTTGGTCGTCAGTATGGTAAGACAAGTATTGAAGCGACTAAGAAGGCTATAGACTTGGTTCCATCTATCCCGAACATTGAGGCCATGCTGAGATACAGAAAGTCTCAGGGACTTTGCTGA